Proteins encoded by one window of Gemmatimonadaceae bacterium:
- a CDS encoding biopolymer transporter ExbD, with amino-acid sequence MSMTPGGGGGGSTGGSLSNEPNVTPMIDVLLVLLIIFMAVLPSMRKAIDIQLPDPNPTVQPANQKSDQIVLEVSPGGKYAINTKQVSRAELPAELKGIYDPRPEKIIFVKGVPGVKYADIIDAMDVARGAGVKVIGIPPKDTPGSAPGAAAPAAKK; translated from the coding sequence ATGTCGATGACTCCAGGTGGTGGTGGCGGCGGCTCGACCGGCGGTTCCCTGTCCAACGAGCCGAACGTCACGCCGATGATCGACGTGCTCCTCGTGCTGTTGATCATCTTCATGGCCGTGTTGCCGTCCATGAGAAAGGCGATCGACATTCAACTGCCCGATCCGAATCCGACGGTGCAGCCGGCGAACCAGAAGTCCGACCAGATCGTGCTCGAGGTGAGCCCGGGTGGGAAGTACGCGATCAACACGAAGCAGGTGTCGCGTGCGGAGCTTCCGGCTGAGTTGAAGGGGATCTACGATCCGCGTCCGGAAAAGATCATTTTCGTCAAAGGTGTTCCCGGCGTGAAATACGCCGACATCATCGACGCGATGGACGTTGCACGCGGCGCCGGTGTGAAGGTCATCGGTATTCCGCCGAAGGACACGCCAGGTAGCGCGCCCGGCGCGGCGGCTCCGGCGGCGAAGAAGTAG
- a CDS encoding sodium-translocating pyrophosphatase, whose amino-acid sequence MNLTVNALLQQAAPAPTQAPAGGEANLIIPDLNSVTFLGMRGGSLLLGGLVVCVLGMLFGLAIYTRLKNMAVHKSMRAVSELIYETCKTYLITQGKFILILEFFIGIVIALYFGVLQHFSVDKVAVILVFSLIGIAGSYGVAWFGIRVNTFANSRTSFAALRGKPYPCYAIPLSAGMSIGMLLISVELVMMLIILLFIPGEYAGPCFIGFAIGESLGAAALRIAGGIFTKIADIGADLMKIVFNVKEDDARNPGVIADCTGDNAGDSVGPSADGFETYGVTGVALITFIVLAVKEPRVQVQLLVWIFVMRIMMIVASGASYLINAAIARARYANADRMNFEAPLTFLVWLTSIVSVVLTFIVSKLIIPDLGDGTLWWKLSAIITCGTLAGAIIPEFVKVFTSVDSRHTKEVVTSSREGGPSLNILSGLVAGNFSAYWLGMTIMILMTIAYLIGAAALGPLMVAPAVFAFGLVAFGFLGMGPVTIAVDSYGPVTDNAQSVFELSQIEQLPGAAAEVQKDYGFAVNFERAKHFLEENDGAGNTFKATAKPVLIGTAVVGATTMIFSIIVGLTNGLTANIDKLSLLHPPFLLGLITGGAIIYWFTGASIQAVTTGAYRAVEFIKANMNLESTAAASVEDSKKVVEICTKYAQAGMFNIFLTVFFATLAFAFYEPFFFIGYLVSIALFGLYQAIFMANAGGAWDNAKKIVEVELKQKGTPLHAATVVGDTVGDPFKDTSSVALNPIIKFTTLFGLLAVELAVSLTAQRGPALSHLLAAVFFVVSAAFVYRSFYGMRIESGAPVAR is encoded by the coding sequence ATGAACCTGACGGTCAACGCGCTATTGCAGCAGGCCGCCCCCGCCCCCACCCAAGCCCCCGCTGGTGGCGAAGCGAACCTCATCATTCCGGACCTGAACTCGGTGACGTTCCTTGGCATGCGCGGAGGATCCCTGCTACTGGGCGGCCTCGTCGTTTGCGTGCTCGGAATGTTGTTCGGCCTGGCGATTTACACGCGGCTCAAGAACATGGCCGTGCACAAGTCGATGCGGGCCGTCTCCGAGTTGATCTACGAGACGTGCAAGACGTACCTGATCACGCAGGGCAAGTTCATCCTGATCCTCGAGTTCTTCATCGGGATCGTCATCGCGCTGTACTTCGGCGTGCTCCAGCATTTCTCGGTCGACAAAGTCGCCGTCATCCTGGTGTTCAGCCTCATCGGCATCGCCGGGAGCTACGGCGTCGCTTGGTTCGGCATCCGGGTGAACACGTTCGCGAATTCCCGCACGTCGTTCGCGGCGCTGCGCGGCAAGCCGTATCCCTGCTACGCGATTCCGCTGTCGGCCGGCATGAGCATCGGCATGCTGCTCATTTCCGTCGAATTGGTGATGATGCTCATCATCCTGCTGTTTATTCCAGGTGAGTACGCAGGACCCTGCTTCATTGGTTTCGCGATCGGTGAATCGCTCGGCGCGGCGGCGCTTCGAATCGCCGGCGGCATCTTCACGAAGATCGCCGACATCGGCGCCGACCTGATGAAGATCGTGTTCAACGTGAAGGAGGACGACGCGCGCAACCCGGGCGTGATCGCCGACTGCACGGGCGACAACGCGGGCGACTCGGTCGGCCCGAGCGCCGATGGCTTCGAGACGTACGGCGTGACGGGCGTCGCGCTGATCACGTTCATCGTGCTGGCAGTGAAGGAGCCGCGGGTGCAGGTCCAGCTGCTCGTCTGGATCTTCGTCATGCGCATCATGATGATCGTGGCGAGCGGCGCGTCGTACCTCATCAACGCCGCGATCGCGCGGGCCCGGTACGCCAACGCCGACCGCATGAACTTCGAAGCGCCCCTCACGTTCCTCGTCTGGCTGACGTCGATCGTCTCGGTGGTGCTGACCTTCATTGTCTCCAAGCTGATCATTCCGGATCTCGGCGACGGCACGTTGTGGTGGAAGTTGTCGGCGATCATCACCTGCGGCACGCTCGCCGGCGCGATCATCCCCGAGTTCGTGAAGGTCTTTACCTCGGTCGATTCCCGTCATACGAAGGAAGTCGTGACGTCGTCGCGCGAGGGCGGCCCGTCGCTCAACATCTTGTCGGGCCTCGTCGCCGGCAATTTCAGCGCGTACTGGCTCGGCATGACGATCATGATCTTGATGACGATCGCGTACTTGATCGGCGCGGCGGCGCTCGGGCCGCTCATGGTCGCCCCGGCCGTGTTCGCCTTCGGTCTCGTGGCGTTCGGCTTCCTCGGCATGGGGCCGGTGACCATCGCGGTCGACTCGTATGGCCCGGTCACGGACAACGCACAGTCGGTGTTCGAGCTGTCGCAGATCGAGCAACTCCCGGGCGCGGCGGCCGAGGTCCAGAAGGACTATGGGTTCGCGGTGAACTTCGAGCGCGCGAAGCACTTCCTCGAGGAGAACGACGGCGCCGGCAACACGTTCAAGGCGACGGCCAAGCCGGTGCTCATCGGCACGGCGGTCGTCGGCGCGACGACGATGATCTTCTCGATCATCGTGGGGCTCACGAACGGGCTCACCGCCAACATCGACAAGCTGTCGCTGCTGCACCCGCCGTTCCTGCTCGGGTTGATCACGGGCGGCGCGATCATCTACTGGTTTACCGGCGCGTCGATCCAGGCCGTGACGACGGGCGCGTACCGCGCGGTCGAGTTCATCAAGGCGAACATGAACCTCGAGAGCACCGCGGCGGCCTCCGTCGAAGACTCGAAGAAGGTCGTCGAGATCTGCACGAAGTACGCGCAGGCCGGCATGTTCAACATCTTCCTGACCGTGTTCTTCGCGACGCTCGCCTTCGCGTTCTACGAGCCGTTCTTCTTCATCGGGTACCTCGTGTCGATCGCGCTGTTCGGGCTGTACCAGGCGATCTTCATGGCGAACGCCGGCGGCGCGTGGGACAACGCGAAGAAGATCGTCGAGGTGGAGCTCAAGCAGAAAGGCACGCCGCTCCACGCCGCGACGGTCGTCGGCGACACGGTGGGCGATCCGTTCAAGGACACGTCGTCGGTCGCGCTCAACCCGATCATCAAGTTCACGACGTTGTTCGGTCTGCTCGCCGTCGAGCTGGCGGTGTCCCTCACCGCGCAACGCGGGCCGGCGCTGAGCCACCTGCTCGCGGCGGTGTTCTTCGTGGTCTCGGCGGCGTTCGTGTACCGCTCGTTCTACGGGATGCGCATCGAAAGCGGCGCTCCGGTCGCGCGCTAG
- a CDS encoding amino acid permease, whose translation MPTLFSRKPISELISEGDNPNALKRALGAGDLIMLAIGAVIGAGIFGSIGSAAAGQIGPNGEIIRVGAGPALVLSFLLLGACCALAGLCYAELAAMIPQAGSAYAYSYATLGELVAWIIGWDLILEYAVGNVAVAISWGDYFKSLVGDWIHIPDWLTTGYRTALLSSDPKVHGLLQSAPHIGSIPVLINVPAFAIVMLITWLLLLGVRESARANNIMVAVKLIVLALFIVMGLGHINQANYHPFAPNGFRGIHQGAAIVFFAYIGFDAISTAAEETKNPQRNLPIGILGGLAICTVIYIIIGAVLTGMVPSKDLGAAADPLAYALKATGMTSIAKIVSLGAIFSMAAVLLVFQYGQPRIFFAMARDGLLPKWAASVSGKSHVPYMTTIVTGVFVALWSLIGDAGETYDLTNIGTLFAFALVSIGVIVLRYTDPDRHRPFRVPFVHFVGLVGAGLCVFVMRGLPGLAWVRFGWWLVIGLVLYFAYGYAHSTLRRGTGPVVPARRA comes from the coding sequence ATGCCGACTCTCTTCTCGCGGAAGCCGATATCTGAGCTGATCAGCGAGGGAGACAACCCCAACGCGCTCAAGCGCGCGTTGGGGGCCGGCGATCTGATCATGTTGGCCATCGGCGCCGTCATCGGCGCCGGCATCTTTGGTTCGATCGGGTCCGCCGCGGCGGGCCAGATCGGGCCGAACGGCGAAATCATCCGCGTCGGCGCGGGACCCGCCCTCGTTCTGTCGTTCCTCCTCCTCGGCGCATGCTGCGCGCTGGCGGGGCTCTGTTACGCCGAGTTGGCGGCGATGATCCCGCAGGCCGGAAGCGCGTACGCGTACTCGTACGCCACGCTCGGCGAACTGGTGGCATGGATCATCGGGTGGGATCTGATCCTGGAGTACGCGGTCGGCAATGTCGCGGTGGCCATCTCCTGGGGTGACTACTTCAAGTCGCTCGTCGGCGACTGGATTCACATACCGGATTGGCTGACGACGGGCTACCGCACCGCGCTGCTGAGCTCCGATCCGAAAGTGCACGGGCTGCTGCAGTCCGCACCGCACATCGGAAGCATTCCCGTCCTCATCAACGTGCCGGCGTTCGCGATCGTCATGTTGATCACGTGGCTCCTTTTGCTCGGCGTGCGTGAAAGCGCACGCGCGAACAACATCATGGTGGCCGTGAAGCTGATCGTGCTGGCGCTGTTCATCGTGATGGGGCTCGGCCACATCAACCAGGCGAACTACCATCCCTTCGCACCGAACGGATTCCGCGGGATCCATCAGGGCGCCGCGATCGTGTTCTTCGCGTACATCGGTTTCGACGCGATCTCCACGGCGGCCGAGGAGACGAAGAATCCGCAGCGGAACCTGCCGATCGGCATCCTGGGCGGTCTCGCCATCTGTACGGTCATCTACATCATCATCGGCGCCGTGCTCACCGGCATGGTGCCCTCGAAGGACCTCGGAGCCGCCGCCGACCCGCTGGCGTACGCGCTCAAGGCGACCGGGATGACGAGCATCGCCAAGATCGTCTCGCTCGGCGCCATCTTCTCGATGGCCGCGGTGCTGCTCGTCTTCCAATACGGCCAGCCGCGCATTTTCTTCGCGATGGCACGCGACGGCTTGCTCCCTAAGTGGGCGGCGAGCGTGAGCGGCAAATCGCACGTGCCGTACATGACGACGATCGTGACGGGCGTCTTTGTCGCCCTGTGGTCGCTGATCGGCGACGCCGGCGAGACCTACGACCTCACCAACATCGGAACGTTGTTCGCGTTCGCGCTGGTGAGCATCGGCGTCATCGTTCTACGATACACCGATCCGGACCGACACCGGCCCTTCCGCGTGCCGTTCGTGCACTTCGTTGGCCTGGTTGGCGCGGGACTTTGCGTATTCGTGATGCGAGGATTGCCCGGCCTGGCGTGGGTGCGATTCGGCTGGTGGCTCGTGATCGGGCTCGTGTTGTATTTCGCGTACGGGTACGCGCACTCCACGCTGCGACGGGGGACGGGACCGGTTGTGCCGGCGAGGCGCGCGTAG
- a CDS encoding dicarboxylate/amino acid:cation symporter, with protein sequence MMHEYTAPSATSARKNGAPKSFLRRISLSQWIIVSMVVGILVGWLFPDSARDVHHGWAASDLNVLSSVFLRMIKSLIVPLLFATLVVGIAGHGDDMKRVGRLALRSIVYFEIITTMALAVGLIAVNVIKPGRGVDLGAASAKEGAEFAATHTTLTGVIEHTVPQSFFEAAAQNQVLQIVFFAIIFAVALSRVPNQSSKSFMLAACESLSDVMFQFVNIVMVYAPIGIGAAIAVTVSKSGLGVLRNLGILVGTLYGSLVVFALFVLLPVALIFRVPLGRFVRAVREPWLIAFTTASSEAAFPLAMERMEQLGVPRRIVAFVLPTGYSFNLDGSTLYLSLASVFAAQAAGIDMPISQQLVMMLTLMLTSKGVAAVPRAALVILSGALSQFGLPLQAVAVILGVDALMDMARTSLNVIGNCLATVVMARWEGDFDRPRASTPVVDALAGEALRVPPVTTV encoded by the coding sequence ATGATGCACGAGTACACCGCACCATCGGCCACGTCGGCGCGCAAGAACGGCGCGCCGAAGTCGTTCTTGCGACGGATCTCGCTGTCGCAGTGGATCATCGTCTCGATGGTCGTCGGGATCCTGGTCGGTTGGTTGTTTCCGGACTCCGCCCGCGACGTTCATCACGGGTGGGCCGCGTCCGACCTGAACGTCCTGTCGTCCGTCTTCCTGCGGATGATCAAGTCGCTGATCGTCCCGCTGCTGTTCGCGACGCTCGTCGTCGGGATCGCCGGGCACGGCGACGATATGAAGCGCGTCGGGCGGCTGGCACTGCGCTCGATCGTCTACTTCGAGATCATCACGACGATGGCGTTGGCGGTCGGCCTCATCGCCGTGAACGTCATCAAGCCGGGGCGGGGCGTGGATCTCGGCGCCGCGTCGGCCAAGGAAGGCGCCGAGTTCGCGGCGACGCACACCACGCTCACGGGAGTCATCGAGCACACGGTGCCGCAAAGCTTCTTCGAGGCCGCGGCGCAGAACCAGGTGCTCCAGATCGTCTTCTTCGCGATCATTTTCGCCGTGGCATTGTCTCGCGTTCCGAACCAGAGCAGCAAGTCGTTCATGCTCGCGGCGTGCGAGAGCCTGTCCGACGTGATGTTCCAGTTCGTCAACATCGTGATGGTGTACGCGCCGATCGGTATCGGGGCGGCGATCGCCGTCACGGTCTCGAAGAGCGGCTTGGGCGTTCTGCGGAACCTCGGGATCCTGGTTGGGACACTGTACGGATCGCTCGTCGTCTTCGCGCTGTTCGTCCTGCTGCCGGTGGCGCTGATCTTCCGCGTCCCGCTGGGTCGGTTCGTGCGAGCCGTTCGCGAGCCGTGGCTGATCGCCTTCACGACGGCGTCGTCGGAGGCGGCTTTCCCGCTCGCCATGGAACGCATGGAGCAGCTGGGAGTGCCCCGGCGCATCGTCGCGTTCGTGCTGCCGACGGGCTACTCGTTCAACCTGGACGGCAGCACGCTCTATCTGTCGCTCGCATCGGTGTTCGCGGCGCAGGCGGCGGGGATCGACATGCCGATCTCCCAGCAGCTCGTCATGATGCTCACGCTGATGCTGACCAGCAAAGGTGTGGCGGCGGTGCCGCGGGCGGCACTCGTCATATTGTCGGGAGCGCTTTCGCAATTCGGCTTGCCCCTTCAGGCCGTCGCGGTCATCCTTGGAGTCGACGCGTTGATGGACATGGCGCGCACGTCACTCAACGTGATCGGCAATTGCTTGGCGACGGTCGTGATGGCACGTTGGGAAGGTGATTTCGACCGGCCGAGAGCGTCGACGCCGGTTGTAGATGCGTTGGCGGGCGAGGCGTTGCGGGTTCCGCCTGTGACAACGGTGTAG
- a CDS encoding (2Fe-2S)-binding protein, giving the protein MAISFKVNGKPTSVDVPDDMPLLWVLRDVLDLKGTKFGCGVAQCGACTVQVNGTPIRSCQRRASTVSGTEVTTIEGLSPDGTHPLQRAWEELDVPQCGYCQAGQLMSAAALLTSKPNPTDADIDAAMNGNICRCATYLRIRQAIHRAAQMPSTVGGSRSSGNP; this is encoded by the coding sequence ATGGCCATCTCCTTCAAGGTCAACGGCAAGCCGACGTCGGTCGACGTTCCGGACGACATGCCCCTCTTGTGGGTGTTGCGTGACGTCCTCGATCTCAAGGGCACGAAGTTCGGCTGCGGCGTCGCGCAGTGCGGCGCGTGCACCGTGCAGGTGAACGGCACGCCGATCCGATCCTGTCAGCGACGCGCGTCCACGGTGTCCGGCACCGAGGTCACGACGATCGAAGGCCTCTCGCCCGACGGCACGCATCCGCTCCAGCGCGCGTGGGAGGAGCTCGACGTGCCGCAGTGCGGATACTGCCAGGCCGGCCAGCTGATGTCGGCGGCGGCGCTGCTCACGAGCAAGCCCAATCCGACAGACGCGGACATCGACGCGGCGATGAACGGCAACATCTGCCGGTGCGCGACGTATCTCCGCATTCGGCAGGCGATCCACCGCGCAGCGCAGATGCCGTCGACGGTCGGCGGCTCGCGCTCGAGCGGCAACCCGTGA
- a CDS encoding molybdopterin cofactor-binding domain-containing protein: MTTTMNQTVDRRSFLRVTALAGGGILLGTYIKLGETAEAFALTPSAAETALGNFIRITPDGIVTIIAKNPEIGQGVKTMLPMIIADELDVAWKDVRIEQAPLDTTKFQGQSAGGSTATPNNWTPMRQVGAAARAMLVTAAAQMWNVPESQLSTEAGVVVQHGTTNRAKYGDLVAKAATVPAPDLAAVKLKDPKDFTIIGTKVTGVDVHNIVTGKPMFGIDVTMPGMLYASYVKCPVFAGKAISANLDEMKAQPGVKHAFIVNQGEQGGLMGLLSGVALVGDNWWLLQQARKKLVVQWDEGATATQSSESFASQAQALSKQPPQQNLRKDGDFDAAMKSAAKTAEGAYFYPFISHAPLEPQNTTALFKDGKLEIWSPTQQPQAGRGLVAQSLGIKQEDITINITRSGGGFGRRLANDYMVEAAAIAKQLPNAPVKLLWTREDDIQHDPYRPAGFHFFSGGVDANGALTAWRDHFVSFGENGRTASSANLGATEFPARFIPNFVIDQSLMPLGVPTGALRAPGSNGIAFAVQSFIDELAHAAGKDPLQFRLDLLANEQPAPPPPPPAAGAPGGGRGGFQAPSFDGKRMRGVVEGVRERSGWANRASLPKGTAMGTAFHFSHRGYFAEVVQATVAKDGAVKVDKVWVVGDIGSQIINPSNAENQAQGAVMDGIAEALGQEITIDKGRTVQTNFNNFPLLRMRQAPPVDVWFKVTEFPPTGLGEPALPPVVPALCNAIFEITGKRVRALPLSKIDLKWG, encoded by the coding sequence ATGACCACGACGATGAACCAGACAGTCGACCGGCGGTCGTTCCTGCGCGTCACCGCGCTCGCCGGCGGCGGAATTCTGCTCGGTACGTACATCAAGCTCGGCGAAACGGCCGAGGCCTTCGCGCTCACGCCATCCGCGGCGGAGACGGCGCTCGGCAATTTCATTCGCATCACGCCCGACGGCATCGTCACGATCATCGCCAAGAACCCGGAGATCGGGCAGGGCGTGAAGACGATGCTCCCGATGATCATCGCCGACGAGCTGGACGTGGCCTGGAAAGACGTGCGCATCGAACAGGCGCCGCTCGACACGACCAAGTTCCAGGGCCAGAGCGCGGGCGGCAGCACGGCGACGCCGAACAACTGGACGCCGATGCGACAGGTCGGCGCGGCGGCTCGTGCGATGCTCGTGACCGCCGCGGCGCAGATGTGGAACGTGCCCGAGTCGCAGCTGTCGACCGAGGCCGGCGTCGTGGTCCAGCACGGAACCACGAACAGGGCGAAATACGGCGATCTCGTCGCCAAGGCGGCGACGGTCCCCGCGCCCGACCTCGCCGCGGTCAAGCTGAAAGACCCGAAAGACTTCACGATCATCGGAACGAAGGTCACGGGCGTCGACGTGCACAACATCGTGACCGGAAAGCCGATGTTCGGCATCGACGTCACGATGCCCGGCATGCTCTACGCGAGCTACGTGAAGTGCCCGGTGTTCGCGGGAAAGGCGATCAGCGCGAATCTCGACGAGATGAAGGCGCAGCCGGGCGTCAAGCACGCGTTCATCGTCAATCAGGGCGAGCAGGGCGGCCTCATGGGACTTCTCTCGGGCGTCGCGCTCGTCGGCGACAACTGGTGGCTCCTCCAACAGGCGCGCAAAAAGCTCGTCGTGCAGTGGGACGAGGGTGCGACGGCGACGCAGAGCAGCGAAAGCTTCGCGTCGCAGGCGCAGGCGTTGTCGAAGCAGCCGCCGCAGCAGAATTTGCGGAAGGACGGCGATTTCGACGCCGCGATGAAGAGCGCGGCGAAGACGGCCGAGGGAGCTTACTTCTATCCGTTCATCTCGCATGCGCCGCTCGAGCCGCAGAATACGACGGCACTGTTCAAGGACGGAAAGCTCGAGATCTGGTCGCCGACGCAGCAGCCGCAGGCGGGCCGCGGCCTCGTGGCGCAGTCCCTCGGCATCAAGCAGGAAGACATCACGATCAACATCACGCGCTCGGGCGGCGGATTCGGGCGCCGGCTCGCCAACGACTACATGGTCGAGGCGGCGGCGATCGCGAAACAGCTCCCGAACGCGCCCGTGAAGCTGCTGTGGACGCGCGAAGACGACATCCAGCACGACCCGTATCGTCCGGCCGGATTCCACTTCTTCAGTGGCGGCGTGGATGCGAACGGCGCCCTCACCGCGTGGCGCGATCACTTCGTGTCGTTCGGCGAGAATGGGCGCACGGCGTCGAGCGCGAACCTCGGAGCGACGGAATTCCCGGCCCGCTTCATCCCGAACTTCGTGATCGATCAGTCGTTGATGCCTCTCGGGGTGCCGACGGGCGCGTTGCGGGCACCGGGCAGCAACGGCATCGCGTTCGCGGTTCAGTCGTTCATCGACGAGCTGGCTCACGCGGCGGGCAAGGACCCGCTGCAGTTCCGCCTCGATCTCCTCGCGAACGAGCAGCCGGCGCCGCCACCGCCTCCACCAGCCGCTGGTGCTCCCGGCGGCGGCCGCGGCGGATTCCAGGCTCCATCCTTCGACGGCAAACGGATGCGCGGAGTCGTCGAGGGGGTGCGCGAACGCTCCGGTTGGGCCAATCGCGCCTCGCTGCCGAAGGGAACCGCGATGGGAACGGCATTCCACTTCTCTCATCGCGGCTATTTCGCCGAGGTCGTCCAGGCGACCGTGGCGAAGGACGGGGCGGTCAAGGTCGACAAGGTCTGGGTCGTCGGCGACATCGGCAGCCAGATCATCAACCCGAGCAATGCCGAGAACCAGGCGCAAGGCGCGGTGATGGATGGCATCGCCGAGGCGCTGGGTCAGGAGATCACGATCGACAAGGGGCGCACGGTTCAGACGAACTTCAACAATTTCCCGCTCCTCCGCATGCGGCAGGCGCCGCCGGTCGACGTATGGTTCAAGGTCACCGAGTTCCCGCCCACGGGCCTCGGTGAACCCGCGTTGCCCCCGGTCGTGCCTGCGCTATGCAACGCGATATTCGAGATCACGGGGAAGCGCGTGAGAGCGCTGCCGTTGTCGAAGATCGATCTCAAGTGGGGATGA
- the pheA gene encoding prephenate dehydratase, which translates to MAVEAHVAFLGPAGTFTHEAARVLCGPNARYDACSTIDAVFDAVRRKDAPNGVVPIENSTEGSVTQALDCLLAGDVRIAGEMVLDIVHCLASHAATIAEIERVYSHPQALAQCRRWLAANVPQARLVDSPSTAAAVRHAAGDHRGAAIGSRFAAALHGVPVLHEAIQDAEHNATRFALLAPHDAARTGDDKTTIAFAVHDERGALLRVLEVFDENRINLSRIESRPSKQRAWDYVFIADLEGHRTDGNVARALTVLEKKCPMLKNLGSYPRFRG; encoded by the coding sequence TTGGCGGTCGAAGCACACGTCGCTTTCCTCGGGCCCGCCGGGACCTTCACGCACGAAGCCGCGCGGGTGTTGTGTGGTCCCAATGCCCGTTACGACGCGTGCTCGACGATCGACGCCGTCTTCGACGCGGTCCGCCGGAAGGACGCGCCCAACGGGGTCGTGCCGATCGAGAATTCGACGGAGGGTTCGGTCACGCAGGCCCTCGACTGTCTTCTCGCGGGCGACGTACGGATCGCGGGCGAGATGGTGCTCGACATCGTCCACTGCCTCGCGTCGCACGCGGCGACGATCGCGGAGATCGAGCGCGTCTACTCTCATCCGCAGGCACTCGCGCAGTGCCGACGTTGGCTCGCCGCGAACGTGCCCCAAGCCCGCCTCGTCGACTCGCCCTCGACCGCCGCGGCTGTGCGTCACGCGGCCGGAGACCACCGCGGCGCCGCGATCGGCAGCCGCTTTGCGGCCGCGCTACACGGCGTTCCGGTCCTCCACGAAGCGATTCAAGACGCCGAGCACAACGCGACACGATTCGCGCTGCTCGCTCCCCACGACGCGGCGCGGACCGGCGACGACAAGACGACGATCGCGTTCGCCGTCCACGACGAGCGCGGCGCCCTGCTCCGCGTGCTCGAGGTGTTCGACGAAAACAGGATCAACCTGAGCCGGATCGAGTCGCGGCCGAGCAAGCAGCGGGCGTGGGACTACGTATTCATCGCTGATCTCGAGGGGCACCGGACTGACGGGAACGTCGCGCGTGCGTTGACTGTACTGGAAAAGAAATGCCCGATGCTCAAGAATCTCGGGAGTTATCCGCGCTTTCGAGGGTAG
- a CDS encoding BadF/BadG/BcrA/BcrD ATPase family protein, giving the protein MTYIVVGIDGGGSKTHAIVADPTGRTLGETVGPASAVRPGGADASADVIASVVADALTACGLTGATPRALAIGVAGIGRDTERQQLWHALAGRDLASEIVMQSDFSIALDDAFGDGPGVLILSGTGSVAFGRGPTGATARCGGWGPTFGDEGSGAWIGRRALTVVAAASDGREPETALTGAILTAAQVDETIDLIGWAANATPADFASLAPVVASVADSGDLRANAVLTLAVEELVLHARALARKLFTDERAALPMALTGGMLNRGSTLRKRLEHRLKSAVPGAQLKTEPVIPARGAVRAALRVAGAAVV; this is encoded by the coding sequence ATGACGTACATCGTCGTTGGCATCGACGGCGGCGGCTCGAAGACGCACGCCATCGTGGCCGACCCCACGGGCCGCACGCTCGGCGAGACCGTGGGTCCGGCGAGCGCGGTGCGCCCCGGCGGAGCCGATGCCTCCGCCGACGTGATCGCGTCGGTCGTCGCCGACGCGCTCACCGCGTGCGGTCTCACCGGGGCGACGCCGCGCGCACTGGCCATCGGCGTCGCCGGCATCGGCCGCGACACCGAGCGGCAACAGCTGTGGCACGCGCTGGCCGGGCGGGATTTGGCCTCGGAGATCGTGATGCAGTCCGACTTCAGCATCGCGCTCGACGACGCCTTCGGCGACGGGCCGGGCGTGCTCATACTCAGCGGCACCGGTTCGGTCGCATTCGGCCGCGGACCGACCGGAGCCACCGCGCGTTGTGGTGGGTGGGGGCCCACCTTCGGCGACGAAGGGAGCGGCGCATGGATCGGGCGGCGAGCGTTGACCGTCGTCGCCGCCGCCTCCGACGGCCGCGAGCCCGAAACCGCGCTCACCGGCGCGATTCTCACGGCGGCACAAGTCGACGAGACGATTGATCTGATCGGTTGGGCCGCGAACGCGACCCCCGCGGATTTCGCGTCGCTCGCCCCGGTCGTCGCCTCGGTCGCCGACTCGGGCGATCTCCGCGCGAATGCCGTGCTCACGCTCGCCGTCGAGGAGCTCGTGCTGCACGCGCGCGCTCTGGCGCGCAAGCTCTTCACCGACGAACGCGCCGCCCTCCCGATGGCGCTCACCGGCGGAATGCTCAACCGCGGCTCGACGCTCCGAAAACGCCTCGAGCATCGATTGAAATCCGCGGTTCCCGGCGCGCAGCTCAAGACCGAGCCGGTCATCCCCGCGCGCGGCGCGGTGCGCGCCGCGCTCCGGGTGGCCGGCGCCGCCGTCGTCTAG